A genomic segment from Stenotrophomonas maltophilia encodes:
- a CDS encoding pilin: protein MDVGASRTSLRDAASVLGGAIAAVENSYAESDLTVTDQHLGLPASAAHCARLRASLPDSGRAVLTCDLRQDGRVQWWRTPAGEWRCNASMAEAPAPCPTELRPTF, encoded by the coding sequence TTGGATGTCGGTGCCAGCCGCACCTCGCTGCGCGACGCGGCCAGCGTGCTGGGCGGCGCTATCGCCGCCGTGGAAAACAGTTACGCCGAAAGCGATCTCACCGTGACTGACCAGCACCTCGGCCTGCCTGCCAGCGCCGCACACTGCGCGCGCCTGCGCGCATCGCTGCCCGATAGCGGCCGCGCAGTGCTGACCTGTGACCTGCGCCAGGACGGCCGCGTGCAGTGGTGGCGAACCCCCGCAGGAGAATGGCGATGCAACGCAAGCATGGCCGAAGCGCCGGCGCCATGCCCCACGGAATTACGGCCCACGTTCTGA
- a CDS encoding aspartate/glutamate racemase family protein, with translation MKTLGLIGGMSWESSAQYYRLINEAVRQRLGGAHSAQLLLWSVDFAGIKQLQHDGHWDALGNHMLDAARRLQAGGAELLVICTNTMHTLAGRIEAECPLPLLHIADPTATAILQAGIRKVGLLGTAFTMEQAFYRDRLQDRFGLQVLVPEADDRRCVHDIIYQELIAGVVSEHSRQAYAGVIARLVARGAEAIILGCTEIMLLVRPEDSAVPLFDTTTLHALAAVDAALD, from the coding sequence ATGAAGACCCTCGGCCTGATCGGCGGCATGAGCTGGGAAAGCTCGGCGCAGTACTACCGGCTCATCAACGAGGCGGTGCGGCAGCGCCTCGGTGGCGCGCACTCGGCGCAGCTGCTGCTGTGGTCGGTGGATTTCGCCGGCATCAAGCAGCTGCAGCACGACGGCCACTGGGATGCGCTGGGCAACCACATGCTCGATGCTGCACGACGACTGCAGGCCGGTGGCGCCGAGCTGCTGGTGATCTGCACCAACACCATGCACACGCTGGCCGGCCGGATAGAAGCCGAATGCCCGCTGCCACTGCTGCATATCGCCGACCCGACCGCCACGGCGATCCTCCAGGCCGGCATCCGCAAGGTGGGACTGCTCGGCACCGCCTTCACCATGGAGCAGGCGTTCTACCGCGACCGGCTGCAGGACCGCTTCGGGTTGCAGGTACTGGTTCCGGAGGCCGATGACCGGCGCTGCGTACACGACATCATCTACCAGGAGCTGATCGCCGGCGTGGTCAGCGAGCACTCGCGGCAGGCCTACGCTGGCGTGATCGCGCGCCTGGTCGCGCGCGGTGCCGAAGCGATCATCCTCGGCTGTACCGAGATCATGCTGCTGGTGCGCCCCGAAGACAGTGCGGTGCCGCTGTTCGACACCACCACCCTGCACGCGCTTGCGGCGGTGGACGCGGCGTTGGACTGA
- a CDS encoding pilin — protein MKKKISKAGCASNHAHHQRGFSLIELMVVLAIIMVLSLIAVPQYKKFSTRSKLAAALAELASGKAGVEAWLAERGDLYGSDNRKLGLPESSERCETIATRIRADGGLEIDCLLRFDTGYNVGTWRNNLVLIRDSGSHEWRCWTAIPYYDLLPKGCGPDNP, from the coding sequence ATGAAAAAGAAAATATCAAAGGCTGGCTGCGCATCGAATCACGCACACCACCAGCGCGGATTCTCTCTGATCGAACTCATGGTGGTCCTGGCCATCATCATGGTTCTCTCGCTGATCGCAGTCCCGCAATACAAGAAGTTCTCTACCCGGTCCAAGCTGGCGGCGGCCCTGGCCGAATTGGCCAGCGGGAAGGCTGGAGTGGAGGCGTGGCTGGCCGAACGGGGTGATCTCTATGGCTCAGACAACCGCAAGCTGGGACTACCGGAGAGCAGTGAGCGCTGTGAAACCATCGCAACACGTATTCGTGCGGATGGCGGCCTCGAGATCGATTGCCTGCTGCGATTCGACACTGGCTACAACGTGGGGACATGGCGAAACAACCTGGTGCTGATCAGGGACTCGGGCAGCCATGAATGGCGCTGCTGGACTGCCATCCCCTATTACGACCTCCTGCCCAAAGGCTGCGGCCCCGACAATCCGTAG
- a CDS encoding SMR family transporter: MNPYIYLAAAIVLEVIATSLLKASDGMSRLWPTLGALVGYGLCFYLLSVTMKSIPTGIAYAIWSGVGIVLISLIGLVVFKQRLDAPALIGIGLICAGVLVINLFSRSSAH, from the coding sequence ATGAACCCCTATATCTACCTGGCCGCCGCCATCGTGCTGGAAGTGATTGCCACGTCGCTGCTGAAAGCCTCGGACGGCATGAGCCGGCTGTGGCCGACACTTGGCGCACTGGTCGGCTACGGACTGTGCTTCTACCTGCTGTCAGTCACCATGAAATCGATACCGACCGGCATTGCCTATGCCATCTGGTCCGGCGTCGGCATCGTGCTGATCTCGCTGATCGGCCTGGTGGTGTTCAAGCAGCGCCTGGATGCACCGGCGCTGATCGGCATCGGCCTGATCTGTGCCGGCGTGCTGGTAATCAACCTGTTCTCGCGCAGCAGCGCGCACTGA
- a CDS encoding pilin yields the protein MNTAFGRTSRAGKSASRQKGFSLIELMVVVAIIGILAMIALPQYQRFSAKAKLAGALAEVAGGKVGVESLLAEGSDITTPASIGLPESSSRCDAIAVTTDVTNGATSIDCQLKSDAMFGNGSLTLDRDSEGVWLCRSDISDQSLLPQGCQA from the coding sequence ATGAATACCGCATTCGGCCGCACATCCCGCGCAGGCAAAAGCGCATCCCGGCAGAAGGGCTTTTCCCTTATTGAACTCATGGTAGTGGTAGCGATCATCGGGATTCTGGCGATGATTGCCCTGCCGCAGTATCAGCGGTTCTCGGCCAAGGCAAAGCTGGCGGGCGCGCTCGCGGAGGTCGCCGGCGGGAAAGTTGGCGTCGAATCACTCTTGGCTGAGGGCAGCGATATCACAACGCCTGCATCGATTGGCCTGCCCGAATCCAGTTCCCGCTGCGATGCGATTGCGGTAACGACCGATGTCACCAACGGAGCTACGAGCATTGACTGTCAGCTCAAGAGTGACGCCATGTTTGGCAATGGCAGCCTGACCCTGGATCGCGACTCGGAGGGCGTCTGGCTCTGCAGGAGCGACATCTCGGACCAGAGCCTGCTTCCCCAGGGCTGCCAAGCCTGA
- a CDS encoding GNAT family N-acetyltransferase: MAPPDPSSTMLHIREAMLADVPALIALDSVAVHDPQRARQITDWQASGGVHVAERAGQLAGYLVIHHHFFGEAFVEMLMVAREQRSQGVGAALLRHAIALQGQGRLFTSTNASNTGMQRLLAASGFIDSGIVHGLDEGDPELIYRFAGS; this comes from the coding sequence ATGGCACCACCCGATCCCTCCTCGACGATGCTGCATATCCGCGAGGCGATGCTCGCCGACGTTCCCGCGTTGATCGCGCTCGACAGCGTTGCGGTCCATGATCCACAACGCGCACGACAGATCACCGACTGGCAGGCCAGCGGTGGCGTGCACGTGGCCGAACGGGCCGGCCAGCTGGCCGGTTACCTGGTCATCCACCATCACTTCTTCGGCGAAGCTTTCGTCGAGATGCTGATGGTGGCGCGCGAACAACGCAGCCAGGGCGTCGGCGCCGCCCTGCTGCGCCATGCCATCGCGCTGCAGGGGCAAGGCAGGCTGTTCACTTCGACCAATGCTTCCAATACCGGCATGCAACGCCTGCTCGCCGCCTCGGGTTTCATCGACAGCGGCATCGTGCATGGATTGGACGAAGGCGATCCGGAGCTGATCTACCGCTTTGCCGGCAGCTGA
- a CDS encoding DUF3011 domain-containing protein: protein MGKALTWRTLACTLLPMLAAAGGAQAQSYGYGYDDDRYGGRDGNGIVRCESVKNRSNECRLDGRARLIRQLSGSPCVEGETWGQSRNGVWVTQGCRAEFVGEYRRGGGWGGNGGGWGNGNGNGWGGGDVVTCHSNGHRQEYCDARIRRGVRLIRQDSRSACIEGQSWGWDRRGIWVSDGCRAQFQVN, encoded by the coding sequence ATGGGCAAGGCACTCACCTGGCGCACTCTGGCCTGCACCCTGTTGCCGATGCTGGCGGCTGCCGGCGGCGCCCAGGCGCAGAGCTATGGCTACGGCTATGACGACGACCGCTATGGCGGCCGCGATGGCAATGGCATCGTGCGCTGCGAGTCGGTCAAGAACCGCAGCAACGAGTGCCGCCTGGACGGCCGCGCGCGGTTGATCCGCCAGTTGTCCGGTTCGCCCTGTGTGGAAGGTGAGACCTGGGGCCAGTCGCGCAACGGCGTCTGGGTCACACAGGGGTGCCGTGCCGAATTCGTGGGTGAATACCGCCGGGGTGGTGGCTGGGGCGGCAACGGTGGCGGCTGGGGCAATGGCAATGGCAACGGATGGGGCGGCGGCGATGTGGTCACCTGCCATTCCAATGGTCATCGGCAGGAGTACTGCGATGCGCGCATCCGCCGGGGTGTGCGCCTGATCCGCCAGGATTCGCGCAGCGCCTGCATCGAAGGCCAGAGCTGGGGCTGGGATCGCCGCGGCATCTGGGTGAGTGATGGCTGCCGGGCGCAGTTCCAGGTGAACTGA
- the dxs gene encoding 1-deoxy-D-xylulose-5-phosphate synthase: MIDSARYPRLARIQTPDDLRTFDESEMRAVADELRAYLIESVGKSGGHFAAGLGVIELTVALHYLYQTPHDQLVWDVGHQTYPHKILTGRRDEIHTVKQKDGVAPFPKREESEYDTFGVGHSSTSISAALGMAIARQSEGDDRKVVAVIGDGAMTAGMAFEALMHAGGMEPEPNLLVILNDNNMSISEAVGGLTKMLGRATGSRTLNALREGGKKILGDKKNNPARFVKRWEEHWKGMFVPSTMFEEMGFHYTGPIDGHDMPALLSTLKTLRASKGPKLLHVMTTKGKGYEPAEGDQIGYHAVGPFDPDKGLVAKAGAKKPTYTDVFSDWLCDAAAAEPRLYGITPAMREGSGLVRFSKEYPQRYFDVAIAEQHAVTLAAGMATQGGKPVVAIYSTFLQRAYDQLVHDVAIQDLDVLFAIDRAGVVGPDGATHAGNLDLSFLRCVPNLVVMAPSNEAECRQMLSTGLQHPGPAAVRYPRGTGTGVAAGTDLSTLPIGKGELRLQGSRIALLAFGSTVAAAEQVGRELGLSVVNMRFIKPLDRELVLAVAAQHEGLVTIEDNVVAGGAGSGVGELLNAEGVLRPILHLGLPDSYQHHASREDLLAEAGIDAAGIRAAVLKRWPQLATGTPPLSAAG, from the coding sequence ATGATCGACTCTGCCCGCTATCCCCGCCTCGCGCGCATCCAGACACCGGATGACCTGCGCACGTTCGACGAATCCGAAATGAGGGCGGTTGCTGACGAACTGCGCGCCTACCTCATCGAATCGGTGGGCAAGAGCGGCGGCCACTTCGCCGCCGGCCTGGGCGTGATCGAGCTCACCGTGGCCCTGCACTACCTGTACCAGACGCCGCACGACCAGCTGGTCTGGGACGTCGGTCACCAGACCTACCCGCACAAGATCCTGACCGGCCGCCGCGACGAGATCCACACCGTCAAGCAGAAGGACGGCGTCGCACCGTTCCCGAAGCGCGAGGAAAGCGAATACGACACCTTCGGCGTCGGCCACTCCTCGACCTCGATCTCGGCCGCACTCGGCATGGCCATCGCCCGCCAGTCCGAAGGCGACGATCGCAAGGTCGTGGCGGTGATCGGTGACGGCGCGATGACCGCCGGCATGGCCTTTGAAGCGCTGATGCACGCCGGCGGCATGGAGCCGGAGCCGAACCTGCTGGTGATCCTCAACGACAACAACATGTCGATCTCCGAGGCGGTCGGCGGCCTGACCAAGATGCTGGGCCGCGCCACCGGCAGCCGCACGCTCAACGCGCTGCGCGAAGGGGGCAAGAAGATCCTCGGTGACAAGAAGAACAATCCGGCGCGTTTCGTGAAGCGCTGGGAAGAGCACTGGAAGGGCATGTTCGTGCCCTCCACGATGTTCGAGGAAATGGGTTTCCACTACACCGGCCCGATCGACGGCCACGACATGCCGGCCCTGTTGTCCACGCTGAAGACGCTGCGCGCCTCCAAGGGCCCCAAGCTGCTGCATGTGATGACCACCAAGGGCAAGGGCTACGAGCCGGCCGAAGGCGATCAGATCGGTTACCACGCCGTGGGCCCGTTCGATCCGGACAAGGGCCTGGTGGCCAAGGCCGGGGCCAAGAAGCCGACCTATACCGATGTATTCAGCGACTGGCTGTGCGATGCCGCCGCCGCCGAGCCGCGCCTGTACGGCATCACCCCGGCGATGCGCGAAGGCTCAGGCCTGGTGCGCTTCAGCAAGGAATACCCGCAGCGCTATTTCGACGTGGCGATCGCCGAGCAGCACGCGGTCACCCTCGCCGCAGGCATGGCCACCCAGGGTGGCAAGCCAGTGGTGGCGATCTATTCGACCTTCCTGCAGCGCGCGTACGACCAGCTGGTGCACGACGTGGCGATCCAGGACCTGGATGTGCTGTTTGCGATCGACCGCGCTGGCGTGGTCGGCCCGGACGGCGCAACCCACGCCGGCAACCTCGACCTGAGCTTCCTGCGCTGCGTGCCAAACCTGGTGGTGATGGCGCCGTCCAATGAAGCGGAGTGCCGGCAGATGCTCAGCACCGGCCTGCAGCACCCGGGCCCGGCCGCCGTACGCTACCCGCGTGGCACTGGCACCGGCGTTGCAGCCGGTACCGACCTGTCGACCCTGCCGATCGGCAAGGGCGAGCTGCGCCTGCAGGGCAGCCGCATCGCCCTGCTCGCCTTCGGCAGCACCGTGGCCGCCGCTGAGCAGGTCGGCCGCGAACTGGGCCTGAGCGTGGTCAACATGCGCTTCATCAAGCCTCTGGATCGCGAACTGGTGCTGGCCGTGGCCGCCCAGCACGAGGGCCTGGTCACGATCGAAGACAACGTGGTGGCCGGTGGCGCCGGTTCCGGCGTCGGTGAACTGCTCAATGCCGAAGGCGTGCTGCGTCCGATCCTGCACCTGGGCCTGCCCGACAGCTACCAGCACCACGCCAGCCGCGAGGACCTGCTGGCCGAAGCCGGCATTGATGCGGCCGGCATCCGCGCCGCTGTGCTCAAGCGTTGGCCGCAGCTGGCCACAGGCACCCCGCCGCTGAGCGCAGCGGGCTGA
- a CDS encoding LysE family translocator — MALHTWWWFLATVFVLCGTPGPNMLHILGRSVGLGFRGSVPAMAGCLLAMLLVLAASAAGLSALLHSSPMLFEVLRYLGVAYLAWLGIKAWRDSTRPAPPVTNDSEVVLAPVHGAGTVFRGGLWVGLSNPKLLLFAAAFLPQFVDPSRSQAVQYSVLVATFAACELFWYVMYAAGGHGLRRWLAKPFARRWFERLVGSVFLAFAVALLRFRPR, encoded by the coding sequence ATGGCCCTGCATACCTGGTGGTGGTTCCTGGCCACGGTCTTCGTGCTGTGCGGGACGCCCGGGCCGAACATGCTGCATATCCTTGGTCGCAGCGTCGGGCTGGGGTTTCGTGGCAGCGTGCCGGCCATGGCCGGCTGCCTGCTGGCGATGCTGCTGGTGCTGGCGGCATCCGCTGCGGGCCTGAGCGCATTGCTGCATTCTTCGCCGATGCTGTTCGAGGTGCTGCGCTATCTCGGCGTGGCCTACCTGGCCTGGCTGGGCATCAAGGCGTGGCGTGACAGCACCCGGCCGGCACCGCCGGTGACCAACGATAGCGAGGTCGTACTGGCGCCGGTGCATGGCGCAGGGACGGTGTTCCGTGGCGGCCTGTGGGTTGGCCTGAGCAACCCCAAGCTGTTGTTGTTCGCTGCGGCGTTCCTGCCGCAGTTCGTCGACCCGTCGCGCAGCCAGGCCGTGCAGTACAGCGTGCTGGTGGCGACCTTCGCGGCCTGCGAACTGTTCTGGTACGTGATGTATGCGGCCGGTGGCCACGGCCTGCGCCGTTGGCTCGCAAAGCCATTCGCACGGCGCTGGTTCGAGCGGCTGGTGGGAAGCGTGTTCCTGGCCTTCGCGGTGGCTCTGCTGCGCTTCCGGCCGCGCTGA
- a CDS encoding MerR family transcriptional regulator produces MLDPGSNRELPPIPAKRYFTIGEVSELCDVKPHVLRYWETEFPSLEPAKRRGNRRYYQRHDVLMVRQIRSLLYEQGYTIGGARLRLDGPDAREESALSNQIIKQVRMELEEVLQLLRR; encoded by the coding sequence ATGCTGGATCCGGGCAGTAACCGCGAACTACCGCCGATCCCGGCCAAGCGCTACTTCACCATCGGTGAGGTCAGCGAGCTGTGCGACGTCAAGCCGCACGTCCTGCGCTACTGGGAAACCGAGTTTCCCAGCCTTGAGCCGGCCAAGCGCCGAGGCAACCGCCGCTACTACCAGCGCCATGACGTGCTGATGGTGCGGCAGATCCGCAGCCTGCTGTACGAACAGGGCTACACCATCGGTGGTGCACGCCTGCGTCTGGATGGTCCCGATGCCCGCGAGGAATCGGCGCTGAGCAACCAGATCATCAAGCAGGTGCGCATGGAGCTGGAAGAAGTGCTGCAGTTGCTGCGCCGCTGA
- a CDS encoding low molecular weight protein tyrosine phosphatase family protein, translating to MINLLFVCSRNQLRSPTAEAMWRRRPGFAALSAGTSPHARRPIGPADIRWADVIFVMEAKHQHRLQAAYARLLEHKRLHCLDIPDDYRCMDPLLMDLLDAKVATYLDQLPAKR from the coding sequence ATGATCAACCTGCTGTTCGTCTGCAGCCGCAACCAGCTGCGCAGCCCGACCGCCGAAGCCATGTGGCGACGGCGGCCCGGCTTCGCTGCGCTGTCGGCCGGCACCAGCCCGCACGCACGACGCCCCATCGGCCCGGCGGACATCCGCTGGGCCGATGTCATCTTCGTGATGGAGGCCAAGCACCAGCACCGCCTGCAGGCCGCGTACGCGCGCCTGCTGGAACACAAGCGCCTGCATTGCCTGGATATCCCCGACGACTATCGCTGCATGGATCCGCTGTTGATGGACCTGCTGGACGCCAAGGTGGCCACGTATCTCGATCAGCTGCCGGCAAAGCGGTAG
- a CDS encoding roadblock/LC7 domain-containing protein, with protein sequence MNDIGHTSALDALARDVTGIQALVVASTDGFALAQAGQQGHVADRLAAMTSSMLGLASALGRELHFGELDTLILDAANGKVLMLAIPGNQPRLLMTACDHSCVIGNVLWHAKQCVRALADSPN encoded by the coding sequence ATGAATGACATCGGCCACACTTCGGCACTGGATGCCTTGGCACGCGACGTCACCGGCATCCAGGCCCTCGTCGTTGCCAGCACCGATGGCTTTGCGCTGGCCCAGGCCGGCCAGCAAGGCCACGTCGCCGATCGCTTGGCCGCGATGACCAGTTCGATGCTAGGCCTGGCCAGCGCGCTGGGCCGCGAACTGCACTTCGGCGAACTCGACACACTGATCCTCGATGCCGCCAACGGCAAGGTACTGATGCTCGCCATTCCAGGAAATCAACCGCGCCTGCTGATGACCGCATGCGACCACAGCTGCGTCATCGGCAACGTGTTGTGGCATGCCAAACAATGCGTGCGTGCCCTGGCCGACAGCCCGAACTGA
- a CDS encoding response regulator transcription factor, whose protein sequence is MLTRIAIADDHPLVLLGTRIVIEAGGRHRVVAEARCAESLMSILAEEVVDLVVTDFSMPNGGRSDGQAMLQSLSRNYPKVPVILVTMVTNATTLNMAMRTGVRGLVCKSSGVDGARKAVDTVLSGGIYLDPELAPCLQDCGRERSLSVLSPKELEVLRLYVSGPSITEIAAQLRRTVSTISRQRISAMRKLGISNDAELFAYAFEERLGNADGMVRGVAAGSHSGGVGPVRSG, encoded by the coding sequence ATGCTCACTCGAATTGCCATCGCGGACGACCATCCCCTGGTCCTGCTTGGCACGCGCATCGTGATCGAGGCCGGTGGGCGCCATCGCGTGGTGGCAGAGGCGCGGTGTGCAGAAAGCCTTATGTCGATCCTGGCCGAAGAAGTCGTTGATCTGGTAGTGACTGATTTTTCGATGCCCAATGGTGGTCGCTCGGATGGCCAGGCGATGCTGCAGTCGTTGAGTCGCAATTACCCCAAGGTGCCGGTGATCCTGGTCACGATGGTCACCAATGCCACGACCTTGAACATGGCCATGCGCACGGGTGTGCGGGGACTGGTGTGCAAAAGCAGTGGCGTGGATGGCGCCCGCAAGGCGGTCGATACCGTACTGAGTGGCGGGATCTACCTGGACCCCGAGCTGGCGCCCTGCCTGCAGGACTGCGGGCGCGAGCGGTCGCTTTCAGTGCTGTCGCCCAAGGAGCTGGAAGTGTTGCGGTTGTATGTGTCGGGTCCTTCGATCACCGAGATCGCCGCGCAGTTGCGGCGTACCGTCAGTACCATCAGCCGGCAACGCATCTCTGCGATGAGGAAGCTCGGCATCAGCAATGACGCAGAGCTGTTCGCCTACGCGTTCGAGGAGCGGCTGGGAAACGCCGACGGCATGGTCCGTGGTGTGGCAGCCGGCAGCCACTCGGGCGGCGTTGGACCAGTCAGGTCCGGTTGA
- a CDS encoding TetR/AcrR family transcriptional regulator, producing MSSTPPRSRRKAPDSVRQSLLQATITVIGQHGLAALTVQDVARVAGVSKGALFHHFSSKQVLVDEAIATLIADFEARVRGLMEGSPRHGCFSRAYVRANFDHLLQQERDNDIGLTLGNMLEPALLAQWGAWLRRMLAEFPDEASDPRLYAARCAADGYWATAYGRPLDEEERLNALAMAEQALKLCDPQ from the coding sequence ATGTCCTCGACCCCTCCCCGCTCGCGCCGCAAGGCGCCCGACAGCGTGCGCCAGTCATTGCTGCAGGCCACCATCACCGTGATCGGCCAGCACGGGCTGGCGGCACTGACCGTGCAGGATGTCGCGCGCGTGGCCGGGGTCAGCAAGGGCGCGTTGTTCCACCATTTCAGCAGCAAGCAGGTGCTGGTCGATGAAGCCATCGCCACACTCATCGCCGACTTCGAAGCGCGGGTGCGCGGCCTGATGGAAGGCAGCCCCCGCCATGGCTGCTTCAGCCGCGCCTACGTACGCGCCAACTTCGATCATCTGCTGCAGCAGGAGCGGGACAACGACATCGGCCTGACCCTGGGCAACATGCTCGAACCCGCCCTGCTTGCCCAGTGGGGCGCATGGCTGCGACGCATGCTGGCTGAATTCCCTGATGAAGCCTCCGATCCGCGCCTGTACGCGGCGCGTTGCGCGGCCGATGGCTATTGGGCTACCGCCTATGGTCGTCCGCTGGACGAAGAAGAGCGCCTCAACGCACTGGCGATGGCCGAGCAGGCCCTCAAGCTGTGCGACCCGCAGTGA
- a CDS encoding integration host factor subunit alpha, whose product MALTKAEMAEKLFDEVGLNKREAKEFVDAFFDVLREALEQGRQVKLSGFGNFDLRRKNQRPGRNPKTGEEIPISARTVVTFRPGQKLKERVEAYAGSGQ is encoded by the coding sequence ATGGCATTGACCAAGGCGGAGATGGCGGAAAAGCTGTTCGACGAAGTCGGTCTGAACAAGCGGGAAGCCAAGGAATTCGTCGACGCGTTTTTCGATGTGCTGCGTGAAGCATTGGAACAGGGACGTCAGGTGAAGCTGTCGGGCTTCGGTAACTTCGATCTGCGGCGCAAGAACCAGCGCCCGGGTCGCAACCCCAAGACCGGCGAGGAAATTCCGATTTCCGCCCGTACGGTGGTCACCTTCCGTCCGGGCCAGAAGCTCAAGGAGAGGGTGGAAGCTTATGCTGGATCCGGGCAGTAA
- a CDS encoding DUF1328 domain-containing protein, with the protein MIKWAIIFAIIGIIAGVLGFGGIAGAAVGIAKFLFWAGIIIAVVLFLIGMSVAKKVS; encoded by the coding sequence ATGATCAAGTGGGCCATCATCTTCGCCATCATCGGCATCATCGCCGGCGTGCTGGGCTTCGGCGGCATCGCCGGTGCCGCCGTGGGTATCGCCAAGTTCCTGTTCTGGGCCGGCATCATCATCGCCGTGGTGCTGTTCCTGATCGGCATGAGCGTGGCGAAGAAGGTCAGCTAG
- a CDS encoding DUF1653 domain-containing protein → MAELSPLPDLARGRYRHFKGGEYEVIDIVRSSETLEPLVLYRALYGEGGLWVRPYPMFVEQVPGEHGPQARFARIGD, encoded by the coding sequence ATGGCTGAGCTGAGTCCCCTGCCCGACCTCGCCCGTGGCCGGTATCGCCACTTCAAGGGCGGCGAATACGAAGTGATCGACATCGTCCGCAGCAGCGAGACGCTGGAGCCGCTGGTGCTCTACCGCGCACTCTATGGCGAAGGTGGCCTGTGGGTACGCCCCTACCCGATGTTCGTCGAGCAGGTCCCAGGCGAACACGGCCCGCAGGCGCGTTTCGCACGCATCGGCGATTGA
- a CDS encoding DUF3011 domain-containing protein, with amino-acid sequence MTHRLLLPIAISSLALLLAATTVAAQDYDSDHIPPLRCESQFNKTQQCPIEGRMRLARQLSVTRCVEDQNWGQNRRMLWVTDGCRAEFVADGQGRGRWPGRGRDRDRDDDGERLVCESYEQKDKECRIRVRHEVRLVKQKSVTPCVEDRNWGWDRRGVWVSDGCRAEFRVY; translated from the coding sequence ATGACCCATCGCCTGCTGTTGCCGATTGCCATCTCCTCCCTGGCCCTGCTGCTGGCCGCCACCACGGTGGCAGCCCAGGATTACGACAGCGATCACATTCCACCGCTGCGCTGCGAGTCGCAGTTCAACAAGACCCAGCAGTGCCCGATCGAAGGCCGCATGCGCCTGGCCAGGCAGCTGTCGGTCACCCGCTGCGTCGAGGACCAGAACTGGGGCCAGAACCGCCGCATGCTCTGGGTCACCGACGGCTGTCGCGCCGAGTTCGTGGCCGACGGACAGGGACGCGGTCGCTGGCCGGGGCGCGGGCGGGACCGTGACCGGGATGACGATGGCGAGCGCCTGGTCTGCGAGTCCTACGAGCAGAAGGACAAGGAATGCCGCATCCGTGTGCGTCACGAGGTGCGCCTGGTCAAGCAGAAGTCGGTGACACCGTGCGTCGAGGATCGCAACTGGGGTTGGGACCGCCGCGGCGTGTGGGTCAGCGATGGCTGCCGTGCCGAGTTCCGTGTGTATTGA
- a CDS encoding GTP-binding protein, which yields MTVREHKIVVMGPLGAGKSTLVQTLTRGKAVVTEARNTDPSVGKQFTTVAMDYGDIDLPGGDRLRLYGSPGQERFSYIWPILLAGAEGAIVLIDGSASMDSTLAGQHLKAIADSAPGLPVVIGFTRCGSTDDPVQPHWQNWLQDHAPHLPALPLDPRDMAQAITTMDLLMSQIECNAMVVTHE from the coding sequence ATGACCGTGCGTGAGCACAAGATCGTAGTGATGGGCCCACTTGGCGCGGGCAAGTCCACCCTCGTGCAGACCCTGACCCGGGGCAAGGCCGTAGTGACCGAAGCTCGCAATACCGACCCTTCCGTGGGCAAGCAATTCACCACCGTCGCCATGGACTATGGCGACATCGACCTACCGGGTGGCGACCGCCTGCGCCTGTATGGATCCCCCGGACAGGAGCGCTTCTCCTACATCTGGCCGATCCTGCTGGCCGGTGCTGAAGGCGCCATCGTCCTGATCGACGGCAGCGCCAGCATGGACAGCACGCTGGCGGGGCAGCACCTGAAGGCCATCGCAGACAGCGCACCGGGCCTGCCCGTCGTCATCGGCTTCACCCGATGCGGCAGCACCGATGACCCGGTACAGCCGCACTGGCAGAACTGGTTGCAGGACCATGCACCGCACCTGCCGGCATTGCCGCTGGACCCGCGCGACATGGCGCAGGCCATCACTACGATGGATCTGCTGATGAGCCAGATCGAATGCAATGCCATGGTGGTCACCCATGAATGA